The following are encoded together in the Strongyloides ratti genome assembly S_ratti_ED321, chromosome : 2 genome:
- a CDS encoding ATPase, F1 complex, epsilon subunit, mitochondrial family-containing protein — MFWRNAGLTYLNYSRIAAKVVSKCTKSAQGKTAPEGALNISKWENGKIVPKKSNNN; from the coding sequence ATGTTTTGGAGAAACGCTGGACTTACCTATCTTAATTATTCCCGTATTGCTGCTAAAGTAGTCAGTAAATGTACTAAATCAGCTCAGGGAAAGACTGCACCTGAGGGAGCTCTTAATATTTCAAAGTGGGAGAATGGTAAAATTGTTCCAAAGAAATctaacaataattaa
- a CDS encoding Ankyrin repeat and Tetratricopeptide-like helical domain and Ankyrin repeat-containing domain and P-loop containing nucleoside triphosphate hydrolase domain-containing protein, with translation MMYIPQDRLSCRRDSGSNDYNTVDHTNQGNSFNNFGSLRRSLRQMNPFKSKLFRLPATPRLSRKNKDSSGVETTGWNFERPSSVTSLRESISNLDNNISSQNLSTNNYHNSPSLMIRKTNGEHIKIESFRKSSVDSSFDTKSTTSSTLRSSSFRVGRGSISSTIPKDNNPNGLLPPSGNIQTSTHITTTTNNNNNNNNNRLSYIDSLRKGQINDETEKQKILIEGTRGLQLSPPIDKRNSCYQRLPNNQYSSNGEVYDAHWRTNSLTPQLDVIPHQGMSFSAQIPSPCNSTISLLGTASKSSIKNGNFGSSSVRSAKEVPFQRASVLGFFNRSEEGTQSARNSFRGPTSPTNFNNSFEVKSYQTSTNSLLKSELSFNNENNSYRSPLNITQLFTLEDFTVPCEIDTVFVGREWLFKELYRMSVIEKTQFCVIEGANGSGKSAIIKHIILHSPFFLKKTINGDTVDSGIVLESNESSLTCINLSSKYYEWLRQISNRVVAYHNCRLYSASSCAIPEFICNLVAQFVQCSKFYPLTEFLSKPENSNYLTAVSNPMECCKYDPVELFKKAIGEILCNMHDLTKDEPSNCCIILIDSLDEADFHRLEDGESISWFLSQIRSSIPSWLRFILTSSNQDVIHALNIRSVHIDDSEMDERILRDCRLLIENSLSSYSDCEEYEGFVDKVLHFSQGNMLFIHMIIDLVDRELIKVSSHVPNDISQLYLIYFKNIFKSEETFEAVSPILAVIIASLRPLKFNELLQILNSRNEEPYMTEDNLTALLSLMIPLLSRLQNGSVIISHQTFREWIIKCANQANYIVDVRQGHILHAMSYVRNYDKLSIDQIFELAHHLLKANPYKYMKNGIGDDLPKGKDCQLVWLQMAGQSLIKTSLLYHKNIIYPNSKVSRLLLLAGADANVCWSDSQEPILFGYARTNNVAMIQLLLQFGAEVDYRCPNTGSTALMEAAKKGNIEATKVLLKFGAIFYNQDEEGLCALSHAAAGGHINLVIFLLEESDKINHQNSINQGNFNAPIAYLQSSSINKAFESAASFGKVQICKYLLDFTDAITDMSTAMCSACTSGQSETVQFLLSRGAYLSMNQYWNGKSALICAIESGSWDLVVNVLSTGNIDVNTDRCENAYTPLIVASRKGHVGLVDLLINHGAILDIPDNTGKTAVIHSIICKHASTAALLIDRGEYSSKCLIDKLLDLGLSLEEKNNDGLRPIEVAIKYKNRLAMDGFLRKGARLRATTWKLAIEIDPEMTLILIRKLLDDASFLLRKKLINDAMHRFHYALARCNELLEIFESSNLSNNERKNFSKIIPQLKHFKLQILFATARLNRKNGELMEAIENCSDALTLAQDNDDHRCELYLLRAKCFFDAQNVSRARRDAEIANGIKPGNIDVQTLLNILCMPTGDRS, from the exons ATGATGTATATTCCTCAAGATCGTCTCTCTTGTAGAAGAGATAGTGGTAGTAATGATTATAATACAGTTGATCATACCAATCAAGgaaattcatttaataattttggtAGTTTACGTCGATCGTTAAGGCAGATGAATCCTTTTAAAAGTAAACTATTCAGGTTACCCGCAACACCAAGGTTatcaagaaaaaataaagattctAGTGGTGTTGAAACAACAGGATGGAATTTTGAAAGACCTTCATCTGTAACTTCATTAAGAGAATCTATTTCTAATTTAGATAACAATATTTCATCACAAAATCTTTCAACtaataattatcataattCTCCATCATTAATGATTAGAAAAACAAATGGTGaacatattaaaatagaaTCATTTAGAAAATCATCTGTTGATAGTTCATTTGATACAAAAAGCACTACATCATCAACACTTCGAAGTTCTTCATTTCGAGTAGGTCGAGGGTCTATTTCATCAACAATTCCAAAAGACAATAATCCTAATGGGCTTTTGCCACCATCGGGAAATATTCAAACATCAACTCATATTACTACTActactaataataataataataataataataatcgCTTAAGTTATATTGATAGTCTTAGAAAAGGACAAATAAATGATGAGACggaaaaacaaaaaatattaatcgAGGGTACAAGAGGATTACAATTATCTCCTCCTattgataaaagaaatagtTGTTATCAAAGATTACCAAATAATCAATATTCTTCTAATGGTGAAGTATATGATGCTCATTGGCGAACAAATTCATTAACACCACAACTTGATGTAATTCCACATCAAGGAATGTCATTTTCAGCACAAATACCTTCACCATGTAACTCAACAATATCTTTACTAGGTACTGCTTCTAAAAGttcaataaaaaatggaAATTTTGGTTCATCATCTGTTAGATCTGCAAAAGAAGTTCCATTTCAAAGAGCATCTGTTTTAGGTTTTTTCAATAGATCTGAAGAAGGAACACAATCAGCTAGAAATAGTTTTAGAGGACCGACATCTCCtactaattttaataactcGTTTGAAGTAAAAAGTTATCAAACATCAACTAATTCACTTCTTAAAAGTGAATTATCATtcaataatgaaaataattcataTAGGTCACCTTTG AACATAACACAATTATTTACTTTGGAAGATTTCACTGTACCGTGTGAAATTGACACAGTTTTTGTTGGACGAGAATGGCTTTTTAAGGAACTTTATAGAATGTCAGTTATTGAAAAAACTCAATTTTGTGTTATTGAAGGAGCTAATGGATCAGGAAAATCTGCTATTATCAAACATATTATACTACACAGTCCTTTTTTCCTTAAAAAA aCAATCAATGGAGATACCGTAGATTCTGGTATAGTTTTAGAATCAAATGAATCATCATTGACATGTATAAATTTAAGctcaaaatattatgaatGGCTTCGTCAAATTTCTAATCGTGTTGTAGCATATCATAATTGTAGATTATATTCAGCTTCAAGTTGTGCAATACCagaatttatttgtaatctTGTAGCACAATTTGTACAATGTAGCAAATTTTATCCATTAACtgaatttttaagtaaacCTGAAAATTCAAATTATCTTACAGCTGTTAGTAATCCAATGGAATGTTGTAAATATGATCCTGTagaattgtttaaaaaagcTATTGGGGAAATATTATGTAATATGCATGATTTAACAAAAGATGAACCATCTAATTGttgtattatattaattgatTCATTAGATGAGGCAGATTTTCATCGTCTTGAAGATGGTGAATCTATATCATGGTTTTTATCACAAATAAGAAGTTCTATACCTTCATGGTTacgttttattttaacttcaTCTAATCAAGATGTTATTCATGCTTTAAATATTCGATCAGTTCATATAGATGATTCAGAAATGGATGAAAGAATATTACGTGATTGTCGATTACTTATTGAAAATTCACTAAGCAGTTATTCAGATTGTGAAGAATATGAAGGATTTGTAGATAAAGTTTTACATTTTTCACAGGGAAATATGCTTTTTATTCATATGATTATTGATCTTGTAGATAGAGAATTAATTAAAGTATCTTCTCATGTACCAAATGATATTTctcaattatatttaatatattttaaaaatatttttaaatcagaAGAAACATTTGAAGCTGTATCTCCAATATTAGCTGTTATTATTGCATCATTAAGGCCacttaaatttaatgaattattacaaattttaaattcaagGAATGAGGAACCTTATATGACAGAGGATAATTTAACAgcattattatcattaatgaTACCTTTATTATCAAGATTACAAAATGGTTCTGTTATTATTAGTCATCAAACATTTAGAGAATGGATAATTAAATGTGCTAATCAGGCAAATTATATTGTTGATGTAAGACAGGGTCATATTCTTCATGCTATGAGTTATGTTagaaattatgataaattatctattgatcaaatttttgaattagCACATCATTTACTTAAAGCTAATccttataaatatatgaaaaatggAATTGGTGATGATTTACCTAAAGGAAAAGATTGTCAATTAGTTTGGTTACAAATGGCTGGAcaatcattaataaaaacttcattactttatcataaaaatattatttatcctAATTCAAAAGTTTCTCGTTTACTTTTATTAGCAGGAGCTGATGCTAATGTTTGTTGGTCAGATTCACAGGAACCTATTTTATTTGGATATGCACGAACAAATAACGTCGCAATGATTCAATTGTTGCTACAATTTGGAGCAGAAGTTGACTACAGATGTCCTAATACTGGATCAACAGCTTTAATGGAAGCTGCTAAAAAAGGTAATATTGAAGCAACAAAAGTACTATTAAAATTTGGagcaatattttataatcaagATGAAGAAGGGCTATGTGCTTTAAGTCATGCTGCTGCTGGCGGACATATAAATTTagttatttttcttttagaagaatcagataaaattaatcacCAAAATAGTATAAATCAGGGTAATTTTAATGCACCAATTGCTTATCTTCAAAGTAGTTCTATAAATAAAGCATTTGAAAGTGCTGCAAGTTTTGGTAAAGTAcaaatatgtaaatatttattagattTTACTGATGCTATAACTGATATGTCAACTGCTATGTGTTCTGCTTGTACTTCTGGTCAATCTGAAActgttcaatttttattgtctAGAGGTGCTTATTTATCTATGAATCAATATTGGAATGGAAAATCTGCTTTAATTTGTGCCATAGAAAGTGGAAGTTGGGATTTAGTTGTTAATGTTTTATCAACTGGTAATATTGATGTAAATACAGATCGTTGTGAAAATGCATATACACCGCTTATTGTTGCTTCAAGAAAAGGTCATGTTGGATTAGtagatttattaattaatcatGGTGCAATTTTGGATATACCAGATAATACAGGAAAGACTGCTGTTATTCATTCTATAATTTGTAAACATGCTTCTACTGCTGCTTTATTAATAGATCGTG GAGAGTATAGTAGTAAATGTTTAATAGATAAATTGCTTGATCTTGGATTATctttagaagaaaaaaataatgatggaTTAAGACCTATTGAAGTtgcaataaaatataaaaatagactTGCAATGGATGGATTTTTAAGAAAAGGAGCCAGACTTCGTGCTACAACATGGAAATTGGCAATAGAAATTGATCCAGAAAtgacattaattttaataagaaaattattagatgatgcatcatttttattaagaaaaaaattaataaatgatgCAATGCACAGATTTCATTATGCTTTAGCTAGATGTAATGAATTACTTGAAATATTTGAATCATCAAATCTTAGTAATAATGAacgtaaaaatttttctaaaattattccacaattgaaacattttaaaCTTCAAATACTTTTTGCTACAGCTCGTTTAAATCGTAAAAATGGTGAATTAATGGAAGCTATAGAAAATTGTAGCGATGCATTAACATTAGCACAAGACAATGATGATCATCGTTGTGAACTTTATTTACTTCGTGCTAAATGTTTTTTTGATGCACAAAATGTAAGTAGAGCTCGAAGAGATGCTGAAATTGCCAATGGTATAAAACCTGGTAATATAGATGTACAAACTTTGCTAAATATCTTATGTATGCCAACTGGTGACAGAAGTTAA
- a CDS encoding Neurotransmitter-gated ion-channel transmembrane domain and Neurotransmitter-gated ion-channel ligand-binding domain-containing protein, which yields MKYYYYFLILLLIFPFNQGRRLRNNGKVRSLINSSSTPSYHSNDDNNLFIDTNSNGEEDIFTEPPWTDKQIIEEILKRYRFPDSSSNISVAVFVVIDKFLPSSPDVCSLQLKIKQKWLENRLSYRNFRDSIHPIKFRSLNYIWSPSLNIDNAISMTGLGKEDIKVYSNGMVEYEQKYQITVDTYGSLINYPFDIKNCSIYFSNDDSRASWSYLSNADVGGANIRMISGWQAVSWSRGHHSLLITIKRNVQSLIFNYFIPTMLLSIISIIPLFFSPFSKFNRIIFGSIIFLTTFFLTLYHFGSIPNTFYLKAIEIWALFTNIFTFGALTESIFITNCAFQRILRPPTLKANRSNYYEENDERTKWINEAPYYSQMTESKPRSIVTLLDCLFRFILLISLISFIMYFFLRFYIPYWDYK from the exons atgaaatattattattattttttaattcttctcCTAATATTTCCTTTTAATCAAGGAAGAAGATTAAGAAATAATGGAAAAGTTAGATCATTAATTAATTCTTCTTCAACACCATCTTATCATTCTAAcgatgataataatttatttattgatacTAATTCTAA tgGTGAAGAAGATATTTTTACAGAACCACCATGGACagataaacaaataatagaAGAAATTCTTAAACGTTATCGTTTCCCGGATTCATCTTCAAATATTTCTGTTGCAGTTTTTGTAGttatagataaatttttaccatCTTCACCAGATGTTTGTtcattacaattaaaaattaaacaaaaatggCTTGAAAATAGATTATCTTATAGAAATTTTAGAGATTCTATACATCCAATTAAATTCAGAAGTTTAAATTATATCTGGTCACCATCATTAAATATAGATAATGCTATATCAATGACTGGACTTGGTAAAGAAGATATTAAAGTTTATTCTAATGGTATGGTAGAGTATGaacaaaaatatcaaataactGTTGATACATATGGtagtttaattaattatccttttgatataaaaaattgttctatatatttttcaaatgatGATAGTAGAGCATCATGGTCATATCTATCAAATGCTGATGTTGGTGGAGCAAATATAAGAATGATAAGTGGTTGGCAAGCTGTATCATGGAGTCGTGGACATcattcattattaataactataaaaagGAATGTACAAAGtttgatatttaattattttataccaACAATGTTATTATCtattattagtattattcctttatttttttcaccattttcaaaatttaatagaataatatttggtagtatcatttttttgacaacattttttttaactttatatcATTTTGGTTCAATACCAAATACATTTTACTTAAAAGCTATTGAAATTTGGgcattatttacaaatatttttacatttggTGCTTTGACAGAATCTATTTTCATAACAAATTGTGCTTTCCAAAGAATCTTACGCCCACCTACACTTAAAGCA aatcGTTCAAATTATTATGAAGAAAATGATGAGAGGACAAAATGGATTAATGAAGCACCTTATTATTCTCAGATGACTGAATCTAAACCACGATCTATAGTAACATTATTAGATTGTTTATTTagatttattcttttaatatcattaatttcatttattatgtacttttttttaagattttatATTCCATATTGggattataaataa
- a CDS encoding Protein translation factor SUI1 homolog, with protein MANIQNLNKPKDAFEQLEEETGNSQQICHIRIQQRTGRKTITTVQGIGTEYDLKKIVRYLKKEYNCNGTIVEHPEYGQVIQLSGDQRQYIKEFLCKVGIVKEENCKVHGF; from the exons ATGGctaatattcaaaatttaaacaagCCTAAAG ATGCTTTTGAACAACTGGAGGAAGAAACAGGAAATTCTCAACAAATTTGTCACATTCGTATTCAGCAACGTACTGGAAGGAAGACTATCACAACAGTACAAGGTATTGGTACTGAATAtgatcttaaaaaaattgttcgTTATCTAAAAAAG GAGTACAATTGTAATGGAACTATTGTTGAACATCCTGAATATGGTCAAGTTATTCAATTATCTGGTGATCAAAGacaatatattaaagaatttCTCTGTAAAGTTGGTATTGTTAAAGAAGAAAACTGCAAAGTTCATGGTTTCTAA
- a CDS encoding Protein-L-isoaspartate(D-aspartate) O-methyltransferase family-containing protein, with product MGGSGSTPIDNDHLVDELIFEASIKSKRNELAFRLVDRKRFFPQSGKNNAYLLQAWKASDDDAIRIHLSAPGVYAMALEALNIKKGLSFLNIGSGTGYFSTVVGFLLGSNGINHGIECRENITEYAREKGSETLLSKETSLFDWCRPVFVTGNAFDIDENCVNRYDRIYVGAKVPEGKKLFFPKLLKINGICVMPFRNGLFRVVKKSEKCYEFKFIARVSFADLFPSNSEDSQPLILPDMKLPTLATAAVIVIRKRLREKTSKKVKVKMILKTLDKEENKPRRVRSLMREEMRREENERIQRINRIRMQRAQQTTNDQGGQNQQGLNPPVQREPIAPNENVVINLDDNGVPIDDPFEIRDEDRRGDQFDFLEIFGDVDFNIRFRSPTPDPRPGQGGTAQTQGGGNNSNNEENNSTSTNSSTPFSEYSDDDRTQSHSELYDSEEKMDDDSSTNKDDENKKEVKKNKNLGTFSDYDDEDNDDDSHNNRPSRGGGRIRVEATMALDFEPDESRVRVFRDIATQERQSIEERIRQRERFYENRDREREANGLPNRRQGVNNQIFANFLAPEPFLNRMRDMGQTINDLQRHAMYHVDHMLRDNLLNRVNRSINSRSSSSSNNNQQSVSRPPQIIASRQGIDIGEYVRRARDQRRLRRCLYSFDQRIGFHRYGGWNGPNNHIDDGFFADAEDVSSSDQQTLPNNNIGNMRRYRRTIPSTRSGNTTGSIDRVEGSINPSLIFESGEGFESQRPVSIPYQPRFSPTSFPSSIMVDELDQEYGTQVVSIHDGPDQTQITVERRELTMSSDDDVETDDDNQSSYEDDNNSSVNEPDAKKSKNDENCPCSCECHSGKEQQISEEVKGEHILQSEDVLSDDTNDANEIKSDDNKLNLRKRKRDTIRQVIIKEADKKKINKGRIIVINPNDENPSCRPFAPDENEEKQEEDPGPSTSTRLSSSESQQSSTRPGPSSNESFNERVELARMRMRVRVAAGTQTSPSRDNVRRGVDAQTNTEFSPNRVSYEPGYLDFERNFFSSRGWDPIPLTDPIRDTIVRGPNQTLNLVPRYIPPPESNRHGINGHGSRSYLRRRIHAVDEEMNRRLQQMQRTLRGPFTATRRVGILGDIEDDPRELSNEESERVNQTREQREDITDFSVKYKGLIEGMNLCSTMVNELLYL from the exons atggGTGGTTCTGGAAGTACACCTATTGACAATGACCATCTTGTTgatgaattaatttttgaagcaagtattaaatcaaaaagaaATGAACTTGCTTTTAGATTAGTTGAcagaaaaagattttttcCTCAATCTGGAAAAAACAATGCTTATTTATTACAAGCTTGGAAAGCTAGTGATGATGATGCTATAAGAATTCATCTTTCTGCTCCTGGTGTATATGCTATGGCATTGGAggctttaaatattaaaaaaggactatcatttttaaatattggtAGTGGTACAGGGTATTTTAGTACGGTTGTTGGTTTTTTGCTTGGAAGTAATGGTATAAATCATGGAATTGAATGTCGTGAAAACATTACTGAATATGCTAGGGAGAAAGGTAGTGAAactttattatcaaaagaaaCGTCTCTTTTTGATTGGTGTAGACCTGTATTTGTTACTGGAAATGCTTTTGATATTGATGAAAATTGTGTCAATAGATATGATAGAATATATGTTGGAGCAAAAGTTCCTGAAgggaaaaaattattttttccaaaattattaaagatcAATGGAATTTGTGTTATGCCATTCCGTAATGGACTTTTTAGAGTAGTAAAGAAAAGTGAAAAATGTTATGAATTTAAGTTTATTGCCCGTGTGTCATTTGCTGATCTTTTTCCTAGTAATTCTGAAGACAGTCAGCCATTAATATTACCAGATATGAAGTTGCCTACGCTTGCTACGGCAGCTGTTATTGTTATTAGAAAAAGACTTCGTGAGAAAACTtctaaaaaagtaaaagtaaaaatgattttgaaGACATTAGAcaaagaagaaaataaacCAAGACGTGTTAGAAGTTTAATGAGGGAAGAAATGAGAAGAGAGGAAAATGAAAGAATTCAAAGGATTAATCGTATAAGAATGCAAAGAGCGCAACAAACTACTAATGATCAAGGAGGACAAAACCAGCAAGGTCTTAATCCTCCAGTTCAAAGAGAGCCAATAGCTCCAAATGAAAATGTCGTTATAAATCTTGATGACAACGGAGTCCCAATAGATGATCCTTTTGAAATTCGTGATGAAGACAGGAGAGGTGATCAATTTGATTTTCTTGAAATATTTGGAGATgttgattttaatattagaTTTAGATCTCCGACTCCTGATCCAAGGCCAGGACAAGGGGGAACAGCTCAAACTCAAGGTGGTGGtaataattctaataatGAGGAAAACAATAGTACTTCAACAAATTCATCAACACCTTTTAGTGAATATTCTGATGATGATCGTACCCAATCACATAGTGAATTATACGATTCAGAAGAAAAAATGGATGATGATAGTAGTACTAATAAAgatgatgaaaataaaaaagaagttaaaaaaaataaaa ATCTTGGTACATTTTCTGATTATGACGATGAAGATAATGATGACGACAGTCATAATAATAGACCATCAAGAGGTGGTGGTAGAATTCGTGTCGAAGCGACGATGGCTTTAGATTTTGAACCTGATGAAAGTAGGGTTCGTGTTTTTAGAGATATTGCTACTCAAGAACGTCAAAGTATTGAAGAAAGGATAAGACAAAGAGAACGTTTTTATGAAAATCGTGATAGAGAAAGGGAAGCAAATGGTTTACCAAATCGTCGACAAGGTGtaaataatcaaatatttgCTAATTTTCTTGCACCAGAgccatttttaaatagaatgAGAGATATGGGACAAACTATAAATGATTTACAAAGGCATGCAATGTATCATGTTGATCATATGTTACgtgataatttattaaaccGAGTTAATCGTAGTATCAATTCAAGATCTAGTAGTAGTAGTAACAATAATCAACAAAGTGTATCACGTCCACCACAAATAATAGCTAGTCGCCAGGGTATTGATATTGGTGAGTATGTTAGAAGAGCAAGGGATCAACGACGTTTAAGGAGATGTTTGTACTCATTTGATCAAAGAATAGGATTTCATAGATATGGTGGTTGGAATGGTCCAAATAATCATATTGATGATGGATTTTTTGCTGATGCTGAAGATGTAAGTAGTAGTGATCAACAAACTTTgccaaataataatataggAAATATGAGGAGATATAGGAGAACTATACCATCAACTCGAAGTGGAAATACTACAGGTTCTATTGATCGAGTAGAAG GTTCTATAAATCCTTCCTTAATTTTTGAATCAGGTGAAGGTTTTGAATCGCAACGTCCTGTTTCTATTCCTTATCAACCTAGATTCTCACCAACATCTTTTCCATCATCAATTATGGTTGATGAATTAGATCAGGAATATGGTACACAAGTTGTTAGTATTCATGATGGTCCTGATCAAACACAAATTACTGTTGAAAGAAGAGAATTGACTATGTCGTCTGATGACGATGTTGAAACTGATGATGACAATCAAAGTAGTTATGAAGATGATAATAATTCTTCAGTCAATGAACCAGATGCAAAAAAATCAAAGAATGATGAAAATTGTCCGTGTAGCTGTGAATGTCATTCAGGTAAGGAACAACAAATTTCTGAAGAGGTAAAAGGTGAACATATTCTTCAATCAGAAGATGTCCTATCCGATGATACTAATGATGCTAATGAGATTAAGTCAGATGataacaaattaaatttacGTAAGAGAAAAAGGGATACAATTAGACAggttattattaaagaagctgataagaaaaaaataaataaag GAAGAATTATAGTTATAAATCCTAATGACGAAAATCCATCATGTCGACCATTTGCTCCAGATGAAAATGAAGAGAAACAGGAAGAAGATCCGGGTCCAAGTACAAGCACAAGACTTTCTTCTTCAGAAAGTCAACAATCTTCAACAAGACCGGGTCCATCTTCTAATGAAAGTTTTAATGAACGTGTAGAACTTGCTAGAATGAGAATGAGAGTTAGAGTTGCTGCTGGAACTCAAACATCACCTTCACGTGATAATGTTAGAAGAGGTGTTGATGCTCAAACAAATACGGAATTTTCACCTAATAGAGTATCATATGAACCCGGATATCTTGACTTTGaaagaaactttttttcatCAAGAGGTTGGGATCCAATACCATTAACTGATCCTATTCGTGATACAATTGTAAGAGGACCTAATCAAACATTAAATCTAGTTCCAAGATATATTCCACCACCAGAATCCAATCGTCATGGAATTAATGGTCATGGATCAAGAAGTTATTTAAGAAGGCGTATACATGCAGTTGATGAAGAAATGAATCGTCGACTTCAACAAATGCAAAGAACTTTAAGAGGACCGTTTACTGCTACCAGAAGAGTAGGTATTTTAGGTGATATTGAAGATGATCCTAGAGAATTAAGTAATGAGGAAAGTGAGAGAGTCAATCAAACAAGGGAACAAAGGGAAGATATTACAGATTTTTCTGTTAAATATAAAGGATTAATTGAAGGTATGAACTTATGTAGCACTATGGttaatgaattattatatttatga